In Salmo salar chromosome ssa03, Ssal_v3.1, whole genome shotgun sequence, a single genomic region encodes these proteins:
- the LOC106606536 gene encoding guanine nucleotide-binding protein G(I)/G(S)/G(O) subunit gamma-12: MSGKVCSNNSVMQARRTVEQLRVEASMERIKISTAAAQLVQYCQEHSRSDPLLTGISASSNPFKDKKTCVLL; this comes from the exons ATGTCAGGGAAGGTGTGCAGCAATAACAGTGTGATGCAGGCACGGAGGACTGTGGAACAACTACGAGTGGAGGCAAGCATGGAGAGGATCAAG ATCTCCACAGCAGCTGCCCAGCTGGTGCAGTACTGTCAGGAGCACAGTCGCAGTGACCCCCTCCTCACCGGCATCTCTGCCTCCTCCAACCCCTTCAAAGACAAGAAGACCTGTGTCCTGCTGTAG
- the LOC106606535 gene encoding F-box/WD repeat-containing protein 9: MSEPRVTVGQDEAGAGRGEKEAKSAPLKQPSNEASRPGQLGLPPGSPLPSAEPSPSPSAEGSGLLSLPWEMVARIASHLPAQCVITVLPQVCHALGNVGKDSTAWQLRARRLTGPRASFPVGPRDGFDWPSACLEMEELIACWTGQGERAAREAEQAEREREVERAQERERDREALAEEGIGEWEEVEEGRPQVDEGVEEVGFQVEGVMAVPWDGEELMEEGEMQQDREGDLPMGVGEGEERQEAAAEAMMEEERDDEQGVLEAIEVEERVGVLADRDGQDCIAGPRLGREGERNGSSCAPSPPPALERLSLPSGHIAEVNSVLLVGGDGAVCASGSRDRNVNLWDLRDGGSTGRLLHTLGGQGLFSTHKGWVWCLAARGPLLASGSFDSTVRLWDLGAQGAERGLIRARAAVLCLALPQKDVLLAGTYDKKVSVYDTRVAEPLVKSLRLHSNAVLCLVADEQYILSGSKDRTVVIYDRRAGKTLQKLQLSSYLLSMCYSDSEVWAGDNRGMLHAFSMQAGFFKPLSQFDVGHTSLVTGIHRSPGSLYTCSADRTIKVHLPCSPPRTLCTLHHQAGVNGLSVEAGVLAIASGEMCVEVWRARR, from the exons ATGTCCGAGCCTCGGGTCACTGTGGGGCAAGATGAGGCAGGGGccgggagaggggagaaagaagctaaATCGGCACCACTGAAACAGCCCTCCAATGAAGCCTCCAGGCCTGGACAGCTAGG GCTGCCCCCAGGCTCTCCGCTCCCTTCTGCTGAACCGAGCCCCTCCCCGTCTGCTGAAGGAAGCGGCTTGCTGTCGTTGCCGTGGGAGATGGTGGCACGCATCGCCTCGCACCTCCCGGCACAGTGTGTCATCACGGTCCTGCCACAG GTGTGTCATGCCCTGGGAAATGTGGGTAAGGACAGCACGGCGTGGCAGTTGCGGGCACGCAGGCTAACTGGTCCCAGAGCTTCCTTCCCCGTGGGGCCACGGGACGGCTTCGACTGGCCCTCGGCCTGCCTGGAGATGGAGGAGCTGATCGCTTGCTGGACGGGCCAGGGGGAGAGGGCCGCCAGGGAGGCCgagcaggcagagagggagagagaggtggagagggcccaggagagggaaagggatagAGAGGCCCTGGCAGAGGAAGGGATTGGAGAgtgggaggaggtggaagagggcAGGCCCCAAGTGGATGAAGGGGTAGAGGAGGTGGGTTTTCAAGTGGAGGGCGTGATGGCGGTTCCATGGGATGGGGAGGAgttgatggaggagggagagatgcagCAAGATAGGGAAGGGGATCTACCGATGGGAgttggggagggagaggagaggcaggaggcTGCAGCCGAGGccatgatggaggaggagagagatgatgaACAAGGTGTCCTGGAGGCCATCGAGGTGGAGGAGCGAGTGGGAGTTTTGGCGGATAGAGATGGTCAAGATTGCATAGCGGGCCCGAGattgggaagagagggggagagaaacggGTCCAGCTGTGCTCCCAGTCCTCCCCCAGCCCTGGAgcgcctctccctcccctcagggCACATCGCTGAGGTCAACTCGGTCCTCTTGGTAGGGGGCGACGGGGCGGTGTGTGCCTCAGGCTCCCGGGACAGGAACGTGAATCTGTGGGACCTACGGGATGGGGGCTCCACGGGCAGGCTGCTCCATACACTGGGGGGCCAGGGCCTCTTCAGCACCCACAAAGGCTGGGTGTGGTGCCTGGCGGCCCGGGGACCCCTGCTGGCCTCGGGCTCCTTCGACAGCACAGTGAGGCTATGGGACCTGGGGGCCCAAGGAGCTGAGAGGGGCCTAATCAGGGCCCGTGCTGCCGTGCTCTGCCTGGCCCTCCCCCAGAAGGACGTGCTGCTGGCCGGCACTTACGACAAGAAGGTCAGCGTCTACGACACAAGAG TGGCGGAGCCTCTGGTGAAGAGCCTGCGTCTCCATAGCAACGCGGTGCTTTGCCTGGTAGCAGACGAGCAGTACATCCTATCTGGGAGTAAAGACCGCACTGTGGTCATCTACGACCGAAGAGCAGGGAAAACCCTACAGAAACTACAG CTGAGCTCGTACCTGCTGTCAATGTGCTACAGTGACAGTGAGGTGTGGGCGGGGGACAACCGGGGCATGCTCCATGCCTTCTCCATGCAGGCCGGTTTCTTCAAGCCCCTCTCCCAGTTCGATGTGGGACACACCTCACTGGTCACCGGCATCCACAGGTCCCCTGGTAGCCTCTACACCTGCTCCGCTGACCGCACCATCAAG GTGCATCTCCCCTGTTCCCCTCCAAGGACGCTGTGCACACTGCACCACCAAGCAGGCGTCAATGGG tTGAGTGTGGAAGCAGGAGTGCTGGCTATCGCATCAGGAGAaatgtgtgtggaggtgtggagGGCCAGGAGGTGA